A DNA window from Uranotaenia lowii strain MFRU-FL unplaced genomic scaffold, ASM2978415v1 HiC_scaffold_211, whole genome shotgun sequence contains the following coding sequences:
- the LOC129759621 gene encoding cholesterol 7-desaturase nvd isoform X2: MDNSEFSDQFQHEDYHTSWMFDAWKPIWNSSLSNCTSVISNLVYNVNGKSMNRRIIISYVLYLLVAIIITWISRKFYYGTYKWKRDLTDIGYHSSLDNEGVARNNRNRVHIINRLRRLRKVGNRIPPPFPNGWFVIMESEALTAGQAKSVNSLGQNFVVFRTQNGDVNILDAYCPHLGANLGVGGIVREDCIECPFHHWSFDGKTGECVNIPYIKTGSIPKVAKLKKWKSIEANGFIFVWHHSDENVVPWGIQPIPEIENDEWVFYGKNEFLVNAHIQDIPENGADIAHLNAVHGPNVMYGSENGSSGSKHFVFGMHAWQANWNAPTENDPSHIAWMDLKHSFRVFNKLEICTVNVKAYQIGPGYVQLMMKSNVGPMVALQSVTPVEPLIQKVIHRFYAPRNFINAIAMRCTIWAESIMFERDMKIWNNKQFIDNPLLIKEDRAIKTFRKWYSQFYSANSVSYASAKQNLDW, translated from the exons ATGGACAATAGTGAATTTTCTGACCAATTCCAACATGAGGATTATCATACATCTTGGATGTTTGACGCCTGGAAGCCGATTTGGAATAGCTCTCTTTCGAATTGTACATCTGTGATAAGTAATCTTGTTTACAACGTGAACGGCAAAAGTATGAATAGAAGAATTATTATATCATATGTCCTTTATCTTCTGGTTGCAATCATTATCACATGGATAAGCCGAAAATTCTACTACGGTACATATAAATGGAAAAGG GATTTAACAGACATCGGATACCATTCATCATTGGATAACGAAGGCGTCGCTAGAAACAATCGGAATCGAGTACACATTATAAACAGATTGAGGAGGCTCAGAAAAGTTGGAAATCGCATTCCACCACCATTTCCAAATGGTTGGTTTGTTATAATGGAATCTGAGGCATTAACAGCTGGGCAAGCTAAAAGTGTAAACAGTTTAG GCCAAAATTTCGTTGTGTTTCGCACTCAAAATGGTGATGTCAACATATTGGATGCATATTGCCCTCATCTTGGAGCAAATCTTGGAGTTGGAGGAATCGTTCGGGAAGATTGCATTGAATGCCCGTTTCATCATTGgtcttttgatggaaaaactGGAGAATGTGTCAACATTCCTTACATCAAAACAGGAAGCATTCCGAAGGTGGCTAaactgaaaaaatggaaatcaatCGAGGCTAATGGCTTCATATTTGTTTGGCATCATTCAGATGAAAACGTAGTTCCATGGGGAATACAGCCAATTCCGGAAATAGAAAATGATGAATGGGTGTTTTATGGGAAGAATGAGTTCCTAGTGAATGCACATATTCAAGATATACCGGAAAACGGTGCGGATATTGCCCACCTGAATGCTGTACATGGACCAAATGTTATGTATGGAAGTGAAAATGGTTCCTCAGGATCAAAACACTTTGTATTCGGAATGCATGCCTGGCAAGCGAA TTGGAACGCTCCTACAGAAAATGACCCTTCACACATAGCATGGATGGACTTGAAGCATTCCTTTAGAGTTTTCAACAAACTTGAAATCTGCACCGTAAATGTCAAAGCATACCAAATCGGACCTGGTTATGTTCAATTGATGATGAAGTCTAACGTAGGCCCGATGGTCGCCCTTCAAAGTGTTACTCCCGTGGAACCGCTTATTCAAAAAGTTATCCATCGATTCTATGCACCAAGAAACTTTATAAATGCAATCGCTATGCGATGTACAATATGGGCTGAAAGCATTATG tttgaacgcgatatgaaaatttggaacaaCAAACAATTTATTGATAATCCTCTTCTCATTAAGGAAGATCGCGCAATTAAGACTTTCAGAAAATGGTACAGTCAATTTTATTCAGCAAATAGTGTGAGCTATGCATCAGCCAAACAGAACCTTGATTGGTAA
- the LOC129759621 gene encoding cholesterol 7-desaturase nvd isoform X1, producing MDNSEFSDQFQHEDYHTSWMFDAWKPIWNSSLSNCTSVISNLVYNVNGKSMNRRIIISYVLYLLVAIIITWISRKFYYGTYKWKRDLTDIGYHSSLDNEGVARNNRNRVHIINRLRRLRKVGNRIPPPFPNGWFVIMESEALTAGQAKSVNSLGQNFVVFRTQNGDVNILDAYCPHLGANLGVGGIVREDCIECPFHHWSFDGKTGECVNIPYIKTGSIPKVAKLKKWKSIEANGFIFVWHHSDENVVPWGIQPIPEIENDEWVFYGKNEFLVNAHIQDIPENGADIAHLNAVHGPNVMYGSENGSSGSKHFVFGMHAWQAKYFNGKIKKLYKLITQIFMHFSWNAPTENDPSHIAWMDLKHSFRVFNKLEICTVNVKAYQIGPGYVQLMMKSNVGPMVALQSVTPVEPLIQKVIHRFYAPRNFINAIAMRCTIWAESIMFERDMKIWNNKQFIDNPLLIKEDRAIKTFRKWYSQFYSANSVSYASAKQNLDW from the exons ATGGACAATAGTGAATTTTCTGACCAATTCCAACATGAGGATTATCATACATCTTGGATGTTTGACGCCTGGAAGCCGATTTGGAATAGCTCTCTTTCGAATTGTACATCTGTGATAAGTAATCTTGTTTACAACGTGAACGGCAAAAGTATGAATAGAAGAATTATTATATCATATGTCCTTTATCTTCTGGTTGCAATCATTATCACATGGATAAGCCGAAAATTCTACTACGGTACATATAAATGGAAAAGG GATTTAACAGACATCGGATACCATTCATCATTGGATAACGAAGGCGTCGCTAGAAACAATCGGAATCGAGTACACATTATAAACAGATTGAGGAGGCTCAGAAAAGTTGGAAATCGCATTCCACCACCATTTCCAAATGGTTGGTTTGTTATAATGGAATCTGAGGCATTAACAGCTGGGCAAGCTAAAAGTGTAAACAGTTTAG GCCAAAATTTCGTTGTGTTTCGCACTCAAAATGGTGATGTCAACATATTGGATGCATATTGCCCTCATCTTGGAGCAAATCTTGGAGTTGGAGGAATCGTTCGGGAAGATTGCATTGAATGCCCGTTTCATCATTGgtcttttgatggaaaaactGGAGAATGTGTCAACATTCCTTACATCAAAACAGGAAGCATTCCGAAGGTGGCTAaactgaaaaaatggaaatcaatCGAGGCTAATGGCTTCATATTTGTTTGGCATCATTCAGATGAAAACGTAGTTCCATGGGGAATACAGCCAATTCCGGAAATAGAAAATGATGAATGGGTGTTTTATGGGAAGAATGAGTTCCTAGTGAATGCACATATTCAAGATATACCGGAAAACGGTGCGGATATTGCCCACCTGAATGCTGTACATGGACCAAATGTTATGTATGGAAGTGAAAATGGTTCCTCAGGATCAAAACACTTTGTATTCGGAATGCATGCCTGGCAAGCGAAGTATTTCAATGGTAAAATTAAAAAGCTCTACAAATTAATAACACAGATATTTATGCATTTCAGTTGGAACGCTCCTACAGAAAATGACCCTTCACACATAGCATGGATGGACTTGAAGCATTCCTTTAGAGTTTTCAACAAACTTGAAATCTGCACCGTAAATGTCAAAGCATACCAAATCGGACCTGGTTATGTTCAATTGATGATGAAGTCTAACGTAGGCCCGATGGTCGCCCTTCAAAGTGTTACTCCCGTGGAACCGCTTATTCAAAAAGTTATCCATCGATTCTATGCACCAAGAAACTTTATAAATGCAATCGCTATGCGATGTACAATATGGGCTGAAAGCATTATG tttgaacgcgatatgaaaatttggaacaaCAAACAATTTATTGATAATCCTCTTCTCATTAAGGAAGATCGCGCAATTAAGACTTTCAGAAAATGGTACAGTCAATTTTATTCAGCAAATAGTGTGAGCTATGCATCAGCCAAACAGAACCTTGATTGGTAA